The sequence CCATGTGCCGCGGCGAAACCGAAGGCGGACTAGCCGGCATACGGATGCTGCCTGCAGAATCCACGCTGCATCGCGATCAGTACCTTCTGCAGCCGCCGACCGCTTGGGATCAGCAGATTTGGGCTGCCGGCGTAACGTGGGAAAGCAGCCGACATGCCCGGATGGCGGAGTCGCCCGAGTCTGCCGACTGTTACAGTCGTGTATATCTGGCAGATCGTCCGGAGATATTCTACAAGTCGCGGGCATCGGCGGCCGTCGGCCCGGGCGGGGCCGTTCGCGTCCGGGCCGACTCCAGGTGGTCGGTGCCGGAGCCCGAAGTTGCTGTGCTTGCCGACGCCAACGGCGTCATCCTGGGCGTGGGCCTGGCCAACGATATGAGCGCGCGAGATATTGAGGGCGAGAATCCGCTCTATCTGCCGCAGGCCAAGGTCTATCGAGGCGCATGTGCGCTCGGCCCTGCGTGGGTGGCGTACAACCCGGAGACGTTCACGTCGCTGACGATTCACGTTTCGGTAATGCGCCGGCGTGAGTGCGTGTGGCGCGATAAAACATCTGTTGGGCAAATGAAGCGGCGGCCCGAAGAGCTTGTCGATTGGCTATTCCGCGAGAACGCCTGGCCCGAT is a genomic window of Armatimonadota bacterium containing:
- a CDS encoding fumarylacetoacetate hydrolase family protein, with the translated sequence MTLCRIRAVDQPANAPAHWAWLAREAALLLPDEAIHSMCRGETEGGLAGIRMLPAESTLHRDQYLLQPPTAWDQQIWAAGVTWESSRHARMAESPESADCYSRVYLADRPEIFYKSRASAAVGPGGAVRVRADSRWSVPEPEVAVLADANGVILGVGLANDMSARDIEGENPLYLPQAKVYRGACALGPAWVAYNPETFTSLTIHVSVMRRRECVWRDKTSVGQMKRRPEELVDWLFRENAWPDGVVLLTGTGLTPPKEFALEPGDDITIWARGLGVLRNRVEG